One window of Lacerta agilis isolate rLacAgi1 chromosome 14, rLacAgi1.pri, whole genome shotgun sequence genomic DNA carries:
- the LOC117057864 gene encoding olfactory receptor 226-like produces the protein MMYWEPLNISTKAVNRLKQDGSYSSHYIKLNACKNRHSVTERQNQSSVRDFILLGFPTSLEFRILLFTLFLIIYILVLSENIMIMLTVWVNNNLHTPMYFFLWNLSFLEIWYITITLPKAMVNFVIERNLISFAGCMMQLYFFLALGCTECVLLAVMAYDRYVAICYPLRYQVIMTRTLCIQLAAGSWMSGFFISTWKVLLISQLTYCGPNIINHFFCDVSPLLNLSCTDMSMSELTDFILALFILLTPLCVTIMSYIYIISTILRIPSAKGRQKAFSTCASHLTVVVIFYSASIFIYARPRAISSLNSSKLVSLLYAVIVPLCNPIIYCLRNNEVKQALKKTLLQIP, from the exons ATGATGTATTGGGAGCCTCTGAACATTAGCACTAAAGCAGTGAATAGACTTAAACAGGATGGAAGCTATTCTAGTCATTACatcaagttaaatgcatgtaag AACAGGCATTCAGTCACGGAGAGACAAAACCAATCCAGTGTTAGAGATTTCATTCTACTGGGCTTCCCAACATCCCTGGAATTCCGAATCTTGCTCTTCACGTTGTTCCTCATTATCTACATTTTGGTTTTGTCTGAGAACATCATGATAATGCTGACAGTCTGGGTGAACAACAACCTCCACactcccatgtacttctttctgtGGAACTTGTCCTTCTTAGAGATCTGGTACATCACCATCACCCTGCCAAAGGCTATGGTGAACTTTGTGATAGAGAGAAATCTGATCTCTTTTGCGGGATGCATGATGCAACTCTATTTCTTCCTGGCATTGGGCTGCACCGAGTGTGTCCTTCTTGCCGTCATGGCCTATGACCGTTATGTTGCCATCTGCTACCCTTTGCGCTACCAGGTAATCATGACACGAACCCTCTGTATCCAGCTGGCAGCTGGATCGTGGATGAGCGGCTTTTTCATCTCCACGTGGAAAGTCCTCCTAATATCTCAGTTGACATACTGTGGTCCCAATATCATAAATCACTTCTTCTGTGATGTATCCCCACTTCTGAACTTGTCTTGCACTGATATGTCCATGTCTGAGCTGACAGATTTCATATTAGCTTTGTTTATCCTATTGACTCCCCTTTGTGTCACTATCATGTCCTACATTTATATCATCTCCACCATCCTACGCATTCCCTCAGCCAAGGGCCGCCAGAAAGCATTCTCCACCTGTGCTTCTCACCTCACTGTGGTAGTGATCTTCTACTCTGCCAGTATTTTCATCTATGCCCGCCCCAGGGCTATCAGCTCCCTCAATTCGAGCAAACTTGTTTCACTTCTTTATGCTGTCATAGTCCCCCTTTGCAACCCGATTATTTACTGTCTC